In Candidatus Bathyarchaeia archaeon, the genomic window TGAGGCACGTTGAGGAGGATACTAAGCGTTACAGCGAATTTTTCTTTAACGTAGCGATAGCTTACGGCGGCCGTGCGGAAATCGTCGACGCGACCCGAAAACTGGTTAAAGATGTCTTGAATGGAAAGGTCGACCTGGAGGAAATAGATGAGGAAGCCTTCACCCAATACCTTTATACGTCTCACCTCCCCAACCCGTATCCAGACCTGGTGATCAGGTCTTCAGGCGAAGAAAGGCTCTCTGGGTTCCTACTCTGGCAAACAGCCTACAGTGAGCTCTTCTTCTTAGACGTCTACTGGCCGGACTTCAGGAAAATCGACCTTCTAAGGGCCATCAGAACCTTTCAACGCAGAAAGAGGAGGTTTGGAGCCTGAGTGTAGCGTAGAAGATGGGAAATCGGTGTTTTAACGCTCAACTGTCCATTTACCCTTCGAAAAGCCAAGCGGTGGAATAGCGACATGATAAAATAAGTTAAGTTAAACGAAGATTTAACTGCGTCGCGATCAAATCTTAACGGTTGAAGCCGGCGAATTGGTTTACATCAAAAGGATAGACGTCAGAGGGTTCAAAACCTTCCACCGTAAGGTATCCTTAAAACTAGACAGGGGCTTAACGATCATTACGGGACCTAATGGAAGCGGAAAATCAAACATCATAGACGCCGTTAAATTCGCCTTAGGAGAGTTAAGCCCAAAAGAGTTGAGAGGAAGCTCCTTCGAAGACGTCATTTCCAACTTGGGCGAGGGTGAAGGCTTAAAGTCGGCTTACGTGGCTATTCAATTTGATAACGCGGATCGAAGAATCGCGGTGGACTCGGATTACGTAACCATTTCACGTCAGTATGTGAGAGGGGGGGAAGGAGTCTACCGGTTGAATGGGAAGCGAGTTTCTAGGAGACAGATCAACGACGCCTTATCCGCCAGCGGCATCAACGTTTCAGGCGTTAACATAATACCTCAAGGTACCGTTACAAGGCTGGCTGAGGTCACAGCCGAGGAAAGGAGGAAAATCATCGAGGACATGACCGGCATAGGGGTGTTCGATGAAAAGAAAGCAGAGGCGAAAACCCATCTTCAGCAAGCGGAAATCAACCTAAAGGTCGCGTCGGCGAAGGTGGATGAAGTTCGATCAAGGGTCGAATCCCTTGAAAAGGAGAGGAATGACCTCAAAAGAAGCCGATTCCTGAAGGAGGAGCTTAAGGAATTACAGGCGAAAATCATATCACAGAGGATACGCGGAGTCGACAGAGAAATTTCAACCCTTCTACTTGACGCACGTACTGTCCAAGGCGCTGTGGAAAGCTCCAAAGAACTCCGTGAGAAACTCTTGGATGAGAAGCGAACCTTAGAAGTAGAGTATGGGAGGCTTGAAGAAGATAAATCAAACCTCACCCAAGAACTGTTCCGGTTAGAGAGAAAAATCGCGGAGTCTTCAATAGAGGCAGCCCGCGTAAATATGGAGCTACAGGATACGCGGCGGAAAATTGTGGAGTTAAATCGACTTAGAGTTGAAGCCATCAGGGAGAAGGAGGAGCTCACGGAGAAAAAAATGGGGTTGGAGAGAAAAGTCTCAGAGCTGGAGAAGGAGAAGGCTAGCCTACAAAGAAGGAGAGAGAAGCTGGAGGAAGAGAGAAACACCCTCATGGAGGGAATTAAGGATGGGCGGAGCCTCGTTTACAGCCTTTTGGTCGAAGTTGAGAAGCTCGATGAAGAGTTGTCGCAGACGGCTGAACAGAGAGCGAGCATAGAATCCTCTCTTAGCTTGGAGGAGAGAAAAATCGAGTCATTGAGAAGTAGGCTTGCTAGCGCTGAGGGGAGCCTCGAAGAAGTGGTTGGGGAATCCGCATCCCTTAGTGAAAGGCTTCAAGGCTTAGAGCGTGAGTTAAAGGAGGAGAATGGACGTTTAAGGGAGGTAAGAAACGCCGTAAAGGAAGCTGAATCCCGTGCAGAACATAGAAGGGAGGCTTTGAAGCGTTCCAAAGCCGTGTTGGAGAAGGCAAGATTCGTACAGCTCCGCTTGGAAGCCCGGAAAAGGGCATTACGGGATGTTAGAGCGGAAGGCGAGGCTTATGAAGTCTTGATGAGAATGGTTAAGGAAGGCCTCCTCCACGGGGTTAAGGGAAAGGTAAGGTCGATGATTAAGATCAACCCGGAGTTCAGCCTCGCCTTGGAAGCGGCTTCCAACGGCTGGTTTGAAGCCATCATAGTAGAGGACCTGAACGCGGCCATATCATGCATGGAAGCTTTAAAGAAAAATAAGTGTGGAAGGCTGAAGATCATACCTTTGTCTAGAATCATATTCCTCAAACCCTTAAAATTGAACGTTATGACTGGGGACGTAGTGGGCAGGGCCGTTGACATCGTTAAATGCGAAGAAGACGTGAAGCCAGCTTTAAA contains:
- the smc gene encoding chromosome segregation protein SMC yields the protein MVYIKRIDVRGFKTFHRKVSLKLDRGLTIITGPNGSGKSNIIDAVKFALGELSPKELRGSSFEDVISNLGEGEGLKSAYVAIQFDNADRRIAVDSDYVTISRQYVRGGEGVYRLNGKRVSRRQINDALSASGINVSGVNIIPQGTVTRLAEVTAEERRKIIEDMTGIGVFDEKKAEAKTHLQQAEINLKVASAKVDEVRSRVESLEKERNDLKRSRFLKEELKELQAKIISQRIRGVDREISTLLLDARTVQGAVESSKELREKLLDEKRTLEVEYGRLEEDKSNLTQELFRLERKIAESSIEAARVNMELQDTRRKIVELNRLRVEAIREKEELTEKKMGLERKVSELEKEKASLQRRREKLEEERNTLMEGIKDGRSLVYSLLVEVEKLDEELSQTAEQRASIESSLSLEERKIESLRSRLASAEGSLEEVVGESASLSERLQGLERELKEENGRLREVRNAVKEAESRAEHRREALKRSKAVLEKARFVQLRLEARKRALRDVRAEGEAYEVLMRMVKEGLLHGVKGKVRSMIKINPEFSLALEAASNGWFEAIIVEDLNAAISCMEALKKNKCGRLKIIPLSRIIFLKPLKLNVMTGDVVGRAVDIVKCEEDVKPALNFILGDTVMVKTGSAALFMSTLGYRAVTLEGDVFEPRGTIETGYRHDADLWNLDSEDSRNIETLAENLQKLISQREDELSKLNNNLAELRGKEIQIEGKVKTLEAKVKELRDAQAKLQSIRGETIRLLEKLKLELQESVERCSKLKEEEMGLESKIMGLESKKKELMQRVKATEITELEGRASELNASLYELDNRIHELEKNLAISNSDLAYVVRRLLELDEAIPRFVKEAEEAEESVNKLQGSKAIRSGEVSQLNEMKNRLTEEVLSIDGRKRSVMERLREVEERLQSVFKSLEEKTAELSRVKELLKEREIEKTFLIRDLRNLGFATPLETEDVEVDKTQEVMAQLNKELDEIGAVNELAEQQYAEYMKNYKQLSTKINELEEEKIAILRFMAELDQKKKAAFLDAFKKVERNFSEIFSKITGGGVGRLILENVEDPFSGGVEVKLAFPGKREFSISGASGGEKSVATVCFIIALQVIQPMPFYMFDEIDAHLDPLNAQRLADLLKERSKGCQFVIISLKDTTISRGDRVYGVYIEKGASRIVSLPIPEMVV
- the uppS gene encoding polyprenyl diphosphate synthase, translated to RHVEEDTKRYSEFFFNVAIAYGGRAEIVDATRKLVKDVLNGKVDLEEIDEEAFTQYLYTSHLPNPYPDLVIRSSGEERLSGFLLWQTAYSELFFLDVYWPDFRKIDLLRAIRTFQRRKRRFGA